In Arachis hypogaea cultivar Tifrunner unplaced genomic scaffold, arahy.Tifrunner.gnm2.J5K5 arahy.Tifrunner.gnm2.scaffold_228, whole genome shotgun sequence, a single genomic region encodes these proteins:
- the LOC114927342 gene encoding cytochrome c oxidase subunit 2 has translation MFNNVRRISLFDEKSLNSTSSDTASMWNDFPSVPSDLPPLPADSVPSVPSLPSIASDVEVEQPAPSNYNYETHGIDEDHPGPDSERIVELQSDIHDKLGELMTNKSDQDVLSAAEALHGESNNIPFLEHLLDDLNKNGIEGEAYKDALDLSNRLGILPDKAALCDAAEPWQLGFQDAASPMMQGIIDLHHDIFFFLILILVFVSRILVRALWHFHYQKNPIPQRIVHGTTIEILRTIFPSIIPMFIAIPSFALLYSMDEVVVDPAITIKAIGHQWYRTYEYSDYNSSDEQSLTFDSYTIPEDDLELGQSRLLEVDNRVVVPAKTHLRIIVTPADVPHSWAVPSLGVKCDAVPGRLNQISISVQREGVYYGQCSEICGTNHAFTPIVVEAVPSKDYGSRVSNQLIPQTTGEA, from the coding sequence ATGTTTAACAACGTTCGACGCATCTCTTTATTTGATGAGAAGAGTCTTAACTCAACTTCGAGTGATACAGCTTCTATGTGGAATGATTTTCCATCGGTCCCTTCTGACCTGCCACCCTTACCAGCCGACTCGGTTCCATCTGTCCCCTCATTACCTTCCATAGCAAGTGATGTTGAGGTGGAGCAGCCGGCTCCTTCTAATTATAATTACGAGACTCATGGTATTGATGAGGATCATCCGGGTCCGGACAGTGAACGTATAGTAGAGCTTCAATCTGATATACACGATAAATTGGGAGAGTTGATGACTAACAAGAGTGACCAAGACGTTCTGAGTGCGGCCGAAGCTTTACATGGCGAAAGCAACAATATCCCTTTTCTGGAGCACCTGTTAGATGATTTGAACAAAAACGGAATAGAAGGTGAAGCCTATAAGGATGCCCTGGATCTATCGAATAGGTTGGGTATATTACCCGATAAAGCAGCTTTGTGTGATGCAGCGGAGCCATGGCAATTAGGATTTCAAGACGCAGCAAGtcctatgatgcaaggaataATCGATTTACATCACGATATCTTTTTCTTCCTCATTCTGATTTTGGTTTTCGTATCACGGATCTTGGTTCGCGCTTTATGGCATTTCCACTATCAAAAAAACCCAATCCCGCAAAGGATTGTTCATGGAACTACTATCGAGATTCTTCGGACCATATTTCCTAGTATCATCCCGATGTTCATTGCTATACCATCATTTGCTCTGTTATACTCAATGGACGAGGTAGTAGTAGATCCAGCCATTACTATCAAAGCTATTGGACATCAATGGTATCGGACTTATGAGTATTCAGACTATAACAGTTCCGATGAACAGTCACTCACTTTTGACAGTTATACGATTCCAGAAGATGATCTAGAATTGGGTCAATCACGTTTATTAGAAGTGGACAATAGAGTGGTTGTACCAGCCAAAACTCATCTACGTATTATTGTAACACCTGCTGATGTACCTCATAGTTGGGCTGTACCTTCCTTAGGTGTCAAATGTGATGCTGTACCTGGTCGTTTAAATCAGATCTCTATTTCGGTACAACGAGAAGGGGTTTACTATGGTCAGTGCAGTGAGATTTGTGGAACTAATCATGCCTTTACGCCTATCGTCGTAGAAGCTGTTCCTAGTAAAGATTATGGTTCTCGGGTATCCAATCAATTAATCCCACAAACAACAGGGGAAGCTTAA